The Deltaproteobacteria bacterium genome segment CTTCAAAAAGGCCGTTTTGAGCTTTGTCGGAACTCTGCGGTATGCTCAAAGTCAAGCCGCGACCACAAAACTTAAACACCGCCTGAATATTGATGTAAAGGAAAACGCTTTTTGGGTGACCGTGGAAAAAGAAAAAGGGAAATTCTCCCGAGATCCTTCCTCATCCGGACAGGCAATCTATCTTCCTCCCGGCGTGATTTTTCTGGATGTAGTCCATTCAGAAAGGGGCAAGGTCCGGGAGGGGAATGCTTATGTGGAATTTTCACCTACAGGTTGGGCCGAGGAATGCACCATCCATCTTAAAAAAAGCGATCAAGAGGTTTTTACCATTTTCGTAAACCCTCTGGGCGGAAAAGTTGAAGTAGCAGCCGGCTACCTGGAAAGGGTTAGAGGATGATCCCTAAAACCATTCCCTCCTGCAGACCAAGGGGCTTTACCCTTTTGGAAGTCATGATTGCCCTGGCAATCCTTTCGATTGTCGCAGTGGCCTTCCTGCGGGCTCAAGGCAGCAGCGTCCGTCTGGTTGATGAAGCGAGCCAGATATCCCTGGCCACCTTGCTGGCCAAAGAAAAGATGGCTGAGTTGGAAAGCATTGGTTTTTCCGAACCTAAAAAAGAC includes the following:
- a CDS encoding prepilin-type N-terminal cleavage/methylation domain-containing protein, which produces MIPKTIPSCRPRGFTLLEVMIALAILSIVAVAFLRAQGSSVRLVDEASQISLATLLAKEKMAELESIGFSEPKKDSGTGGKEFPMLRWEQVVCLTEVLNLRKAQVRVLWMEGQQERSLELTAYFAKR